One Qipengyuania aurantiaca genomic region harbors:
- a CDS encoding MarC family protein yields the protein MSQLFLSAFITLFVVIDPPGCAPIYAGLTKGATTAQRRNMAIRATFIAGVILLIFALFGEQLLGALHIDLDSFRIAGGLMLFWIAFEMVFEKRTQRREERAEKVAATPEVEDVSIFPMAIPMLAGPGAIAAIMLLMNEAQDLTQTATVLGALAAVLIITMLALIAAGPIMRLFGDKVEAAITRVLGVLLAALAAQYVIDGLRGSFNL from the coding sequence ATGAGCCAGCTCTTCCTGTCGGCCTTCATCACGCTCTTCGTGGTGATCGATCCGCCGGGTTGCGCGCCGATCTACGCGGGCCTGACCAAAGGCGCGACCACGGCGCAGCGCCGCAACATGGCTATCCGCGCGACCTTCATTGCAGGCGTGATCCTGCTGATCTTCGCGCTGTTCGGCGAGCAATTGCTGGGCGCGCTCCATATCGACCTCGACAGCTTCCGTATCGCGGGCGGGCTGATGCTGTTCTGGATCGCCTTCGAGATGGTCTTCGAAAAACGCACCCAGCGCCGCGAGGAACGCGCGGAAAAGGTCGCTGCCACGCCCGAGGTTGAGGACGTTTCGATCTTCCCGATGGCCATCCCCATGCTCGCCGGCCCCGGCGCCATCGCCGCCATCATGCTGCTGATGAATGAGGCGCAGGACCTCACGCAGACCGCGACGGTGCTTGGCGCACTCGCTGCCGTGCTGATCATCACCATGCTCGCGCTGATCGCCGCCGGGCCGATCATGCGTCTCTTCGGCGACAAGGTCGAAGCGGCCATCACTCGCGTGCTGGGCGTCCTGCTCGCCGCGTTGGCGGCCCAGTACGTGATCGACGGGCTTAGAGGTTCGTTCAATCTTTGA
- the argB gene encoding acetylglutamate kinase, with protein sequence MQTSDPSAKAQTLIEALPYFQRYAGRSFVVKYGGNAMGDEDAAREFAEDVVLLKAVGINPVVVHGGGPQIGAMLEKLGVETRFVDGLRVTDKATAEVAEMVLSGAINKAIVGSIARAGGKAVGISGKDGGLVTARKVERTTKDPESNIERALDLGFVGEPSAVDTTIIETATAAGMIPVVAPIGTGEDGHTYNINADTMAGALAAALGAARLLLLTDVSGVLDKEGKLLTDLSPSDIAQLRADGTISGGMIPKLETCVSAVEAGCEAAVVLDGRVPHAMLLEFFTARGAGTLISASQG encoded by the coding sequence ATGCAAACGAGTGATCCCAGCGCCAAGGCGCAGACGCTGATCGAGGCCTTGCCCTATTTCCAGCGCTATGCCGGACGCAGCTTCGTGGTGAAATACGGCGGTAACGCCATGGGCGACGAGGACGCGGCGCGCGAGTTCGCCGAAGACGTGGTGCTGCTTAAGGCGGTCGGCATCAACCCGGTGGTGGTGCATGGCGGCGGTCCGCAGATCGGCGCGATGCTGGAGAAGCTGGGTGTGGAAACGCGTTTCGTCGACGGACTGCGCGTCACCGACAAGGCCACGGCCGAGGTCGCCGAAATGGTGCTCTCGGGCGCGATCAACAAGGCGATCGTCGGCTCGATCGCGCGCGCCGGGGGCAAGGCGGTCGGCATCTCGGGCAAGGATGGCGGCCTCGTCACCGCGCGCAAGGTGGAGCGGACCACGAAAGACCCCGAAAGCAATATCGAGCGCGCTCTGGACCTTGGCTTCGTGGGCGAGCCGAGCGCGGTCGACACCACAATCATCGAGACAGCCACGGCGGCCGGTATGATCCCCGTCGTCGCGCCCATCGGCACGGGCGAGGATGGCCACACCTATAACATCAACGCCGACACCATGGCAGGCGCGCTGGCGGCAGCCTTGGGCGCGGCGCGCCTGCTGCTACTGACCGATGTCAGCGGCGTCCTCGACAAGGAGGGCAAGCTGCTCACCGACCTCAGCCCTTCGGACATCGCCCAGCTTCGCGCCGACGGGACCATTAGTGGCGGCATGATCCCCAAGCTGGAAACCTGTGTCAGCGCGGTCGAGGCCGGCTGCGAGGCGGCTGTCGTGCTCGACGGGCGTGTGCCGCACGCCATGCTGCTCGAATTCTTCACTGCGCGCGGTGCGGGGACCTTGATAAGCGCAAGCCAGGGGTAG
- a CDS encoding LON peptidase substrate-binding domain-containing protein has translation MTTRLSIFPLPGAILFPGLQLPLHIFEPRYRDLVGSALAKDRLIGMVQPQRSSDGSPLYAIGCLGRIGDVEALEDGRYNIVLEGETRFRITRELDVTTSFRQVEAELIDDPEGEVLASVERAGFEFEAKRFAAMQGYSVDWDSVERLDDETLINGVAQIAPFDSAAKQALLEADTLSQRCELMIQLMQFFALRDDGDEIVTLQ, from the coding sequence ATGACCACCCGCCTCTCGATCTTTCCCCTGCCCGGCGCGATCCTGTTCCCCGGCCTGCAGTTGCCGCTGCACATCTTCGAACCGCGCTATCGCGATCTTGTCGGCAGTGCGCTCGCCAAGGACCGGCTGATCGGCATGGTCCAGCCGCAGCGCAGTTCCGATGGCTCGCCGCTCTATGCGATCGGATGCCTCGGGCGGATCGGCGATGTCGAGGCGCTGGAGGATGGACGCTACAATATCGTGCTCGAAGGCGAGACGCGCTTTCGCATTACGCGCGAACTCGATGTCACCACCTCCTTCCGGCAGGTCGAAGCCGAACTGATCGACGATCCCGAAGGCGAAGTCCTCGCCAGCGTCGAGCGTGCCGGTTTCGAATTCGAGGCCAAGCGCTTCGCCGCCATGCAGGGCTATTCGGTCGACTGGGATTCGGTCGAGCGCCTGGACGACGAAACGCTGATCAACGGCGTCGCCCAGATCGCCCCCTTCGACAGCGCGGCGAAGCAGGCCCTGCTTGAAGCGGACACGCTGTCGCAGCGCTGCGAACTCATGATCCAGCTGATGCAGTTCTTCGCCCTGCGCGACGACGGGGACGAGATCGTCACACTCCAGTAG
- the dcd gene encoding dCTP deaminase: MAILSDKWIRSAATERGMIEPFVESQRRDGTISYGLSSYGYDARVADEFKIFTNVDNAVVDPKDFAATSFVDRQTDVCVIPPNSFALARTVEYFRVPEDVLVICLGKSTYARCGIIVNVTPLEPGWEGHVTLEFSNTTPLPAKIYANEGACQFLFLQGNERCETSYADRAGKYMGQRGVTLPRL; encoded by the coding sequence ATGGCGATTCTCTCCGACAAATGGATCCGCTCCGCAGCTACAGAGCGCGGCATGATCGAACCCTTCGTCGAAAGCCAGCGGCGCGACGGGACCATCAGCTATGGCCTCTCCTCCTACGGCTATGACGCGCGCGTGGCGGACGAATTCAAGATCTTCACCAATGTCGACAACGCGGTGGTGGACCCCAAGGATTTCGCCGCCACTAGCTTCGTCGACCGCCAGACCGATGTCTGCGTGATCCCGCCCAACAGCTTCGCGCTCGCCCGCACCGTCGAATATTTCCGTGTGCCGGAAGATGTGCTGGTGATCTGCCTAGGCAAGAGCACCTACGCGCGCTGCGGAATCATCGTGAACGTCACCCCGCTGGAGCCGGGCTGGGAAGGCCATGTGACGCTGGAGTTTTCGAACACTACGCCGCTGCCGGCCAAGATCTACGCCAACGAAGGCGCGTGCCAGTTCCTCTTCCTGCAGGGCAACGAACGCTGCGAGACGAGTTATGCCGACCGAGCGGGCAAATACATGGGCCAACGCGGGGTCACACTGCCGCGCCTCTGA
- a CDS encoding TonB-dependent receptor yields the protein MLYHSAAIRHTLKASLSLLALAQAGSAIAQQADPVEPGDTIVVEETGEDDLHNRRIDASGTIIVTAEGLRQFDLLAGTSVIESDTLDANMDGQLGEVLASVPGVTASGFAPGASRPVLRGFSGERVKVLVDGIGAIDVSNTSADHAVSIDPLTAESIEVLRGPAVLLYGSQAIGGAVNVIDKRIPRRVPNEDVHVDALLRADTVSDLREGGASVDVPAGGGFVFHVDGSYRDTDDLEVPGYLVAPELRAELLAEAEEEAAEGHAEEAAELRELALAQGVLANSGTETWTANAGMAFFRGDSSLGVSVGVYDTFYGIPIRPGAGHAHGEEEGGEVGIEEEGPETVNIGLRQYRADMRGDVMLGDGFFERLKLRVGYSDYTHTEFEGVEVGTVFDVQGIEARAELVQNTARVLRGSLGLQYYFRDFFAEGAEAYIAPNRTEQIALFALQEYGNGPVQVEGTLRYEDTRVDSVPLGLERTFGAFSGALGLAYDVTPAIRSGVNLSRVARAPSAEELFSGGPHIATQAFEIGDADLSIERAWGAEAFIRGIRQPFEFSLAAYRNWFDNYIYLDETGTEEDGLPVFVYLQQDATYSGVEGEFVWHFIDSEGLDMSADLRGEYVKAELADGTPVPRIPPLSLLGALQAETTNVTLRGEVEWFDAQRDIAPFETETESFTLVNATATWRPLRGETSVTLIAKAENIFDVTGRRHASFTKDFVPLPGRNFSLALRMSY from the coding sequence ATGTTGTATCACTCTGCGGCCATCCGGCACACGCTCAAGGCATCCCTCTCCCTCCTCGCCCTTGCCCAAGCCGGCAGCGCCATCGCCCAGCAGGCCGATCCGGTCGAGCCGGGCGACACCATCGTGGTGGAAGAAACCGGCGAAGACGATCTCCACAACCGCCGCATCGACGCTAGCGGAACGATCATCGTAACCGCCGAGGGCCTGCGGCAGTTCGACCTGCTCGCCGGCACCAGCGTGATCGAGAGCGACACGCTCGACGCCAATATGGACGGCCAGCTGGGTGAGGTTCTGGCCAGCGTCCCCGGCGTGACTGCCAGCGGTTTCGCGCCCGGCGCGTCGCGCCCCGTCCTTCGCGGTTTCTCCGGCGAGCGCGTGAAGGTGCTGGTGGATGGCATCGGCGCGATCGACGTCTCCAACACCTCGGCCGACCACGCGGTATCGATCGACCCGCTGACCGCCGAAAGCATCGAGGTCCTGCGCGGTCCCGCCGTGCTGCTCTACGGCAGCCAGGCCATCGGTGGCGCGGTCAATGTGATCGACAAGCGCATCCCGCGCCGCGTGCCCAATGAGGATGTCCACGTCGATGCGCTGCTGCGCGCCGACACGGTGAGCGATTTGCGCGAAGGCGGGGCCAGCGTCGATGTGCCGGCGGGCGGGGGCTTCGTCTTCCATGTGGACGGCAGCTATCGCGACACCGACGACCTCGAAGTGCCGGGCTATCTCGTGGCTCCCGAATTGCGCGCAGAGCTGCTCGCCGAGGCCGAGGAGGAAGCGGCCGAGGGCCACGCCGAGGAAGCGGCCGAATTGCGCGAACTGGCGCTGGCCCAAGGCGTGCTCGCCAACAGCGGGACCGAGACCTGGACCGCCAACGCCGGCATGGCGTTCTTCCGCGGCGATTCGAGCCTCGGCGTGTCGGTTGGTGTCTACGACACCTTCTACGGTATCCCGATCCGCCCCGGCGCCGGCCATGCGCATGGCGAGGAAGAAGGCGGCGAGGTCGGCATCGAGGAGGAAGGCCCCGAGACAGTCAACATCGGACTGCGGCAATACCGCGCCGATATGCGCGGCGACGTCATGCTTGGCGACGGGTTCTTCGAGCGCTTGAAGCTGCGCGTCGGCTATTCCGATTACACCCACACCGAGTTCGAGGGGGTGGAAGTCGGCACCGTGTTCGATGTCCAGGGCATCGAGGCGCGCGCCGAACTGGTCCAGAACACCGCCCGCGTGCTTCGCGGTTCGCTGGGGCTGCAATATTACTTTCGCGATTTCTTCGCCGAAGGGGCGGAAGCCTATATCGCGCCGAACCGCACCGAGCAGATCGCCCTTTTCGCGCTCCAGGAATACGGCAATGGACCGGTCCAGGTCGAAGGCACACTACGATACGAAGACACGCGCGTCGATTCGGTCCCGCTCGGCCTCGAGCGCACTTTCGGCGCCTTCTCGGGCGCGCTCGGACTTGCCTATGATGTCACTCCCGCCATCCGCAGCGGCGTGAACCTGTCACGCGTTGCCCGCGCCCCGAGCGCGGAGGAGTTGTTTTCAGGCGGACCCCACATCGCGACCCAGGCTTTCGAGATCGGCGATGCCGACCTCTCGATCGAACGCGCCTGGGGGGCTGAAGCCTTCATTCGCGGTATCCGCCAACCGTTCGAATTCAGCCTTGCCGCCTATCGCAACTGGTTCGACAACTACATTTATCTCGATGAAACCGGCACGGAAGAGGATGGCCTGCCGGTGTTCGTCTATCTCCAGCAGGACGCGACCTATTCGGGCGTCGAAGGCGAGTTCGTCTGGCATTTCATCGACAGCGAAGGGCTCGACATGAGCGCCGACTTGCGCGGTGAATATGTGAAGGCGGAACTGGCTGACGGCACTCCGGTCCCGCGCATCCCGCCGCTGAGCCTGCTGGGCGCGCTGCAGGCTGAGACCACCAATGTCACGCTGCGCGGCGAAGTCGAATGGTTCGACGCCCAGCGCGATATCGCGCCTTTCGAGACCGAAACCGAGAGCTTCACCCTGGTCAACGCCACCGCGACGTGGCGTCCCTTGCGCGGCGAGACCTCGGTGACGCTCATCGCCAAAGCCGAGAACATCTTCGATGTTACCGGCCGCCGCCACGCGAGCTTCACGAAGGACTTCGTGCCGCTGCCGGGGCGCAATTTCAGTCTCGCGCTCCGGATGAGCTACTAA
- a CDS encoding serine hydrolase domain-containing protein, with protein sequence MLAQPLEELAVPELEQRIAEGDFGKIRVLAAEQHGEIVYRKRFDGAELGEPVDIRSAGKSLTALAVGMVVDDGLLESVDTRVWPYLGQKRGEPFDSITVKNLLGMASALDCNDWDKRSPGWEERMYRTRDWRGFALALPARKFERDERGEGPFAYCTAGVFLLGQVVEKATDESFDAYIQRRLFDPLGLEAPVWKRSKSGEVQSGGQLTISDEALLKIGRLVLDRGEWRGKRIVSEAWIDTMLTPRHRLGEHVFYGNLWWATPLRSPRGYEGAWMMKGNGGNIVAILRDYDAVLVVQAENYNRDDAKRHAFTALTSLLASLEAPTGV encoded by the coding sequence TTGCTGGCGCAGCCGCTCGAAGAACTGGCTGTGCCGGAACTCGAACAGCGCATCGCTGAGGGGGACTTCGGAAAGATTCGCGTCCTCGCCGCAGAACAGCATGGCGAGATTGTCTATCGCAAGCGCTTCGATGGCGCGGAATTGGGCGAACCGGTCGACATTCGTTCCGCTGGTAAATCGCTGACGGCATTGGCTGTCGGCATGGTCGTAGACGATGGCCTTCTCGAAAGCGTCGATACGCGGGTCTGGCCTTATCTCGGGCAAAAGCGCGGAGAGCCTTTCGATTCGATCACGGTCAAAAACTTGCTCGGCATGGCGAGCGCGCTCGATTGCAACGATTGGGACAAGCGCTCCCCCGGTTGGGAAGAGCGCATGTATCGCACGAGGGATTGGCGCGGTTTCGCTTTGGCGTTGCCCGCGCGAAAGTTCGAACGGGACGAGCGGGGTGAAGGACCGTTCGCCTACTGCACCGCTGGAGTCTTTCTTTTGGGCCAAGTCGTGGAAAAAGCGACAGACGAGAGCTTCGATGCCTATATACAGCGCCGCTTGTTCGACCCGCTCGGTCTGGAAGCGCCGGTATGGAAGCGATCGAAATCGGGCGAGGTCCAGTCCGGCGGGCAGCTCACAATTTCCGATGAGGCCCTGCTCAAGATCGGACGACTGGTCCTCGATAGGGGTGAGTGGCGCGGCAAGCGCATTGTCAGCGAGGCCTGGATCGATACCATGCTGACCCCGCGGCATCGCCTGGGCGAGCATGTGTTCTATGGCAACCTCTGGTGGGCCACGCCCCTTCGCTCCCCTCGCGGCTACGAAGGTGCGTGGATGATGAAGGGCAATGGCGGCAATATCGTCGCCATCTTGCGCGATTACGATGCGGTGCTTGTCGTCCAAGCCGAAAATTACAACCGCGATGATGCCAAACGCCATGCCTTCACAGCGCTGACCTCTCTGCTCGCGAGTCTCGAAGCGCCTACTGGAGTGTGA
- a CDS encoding saccharopine dehydrogenase family protein, giving the protein MADKEFDIIIYGATGYTGRLVAEHFVREYGSRDDGPKWAMAGRSEDKLAAVREEIGAPSTTPMIVADAGDPASLEAMCKRTKVVLTTVGPYQLYGDALVEACVKTGTDYADLCGEPAWMAEKIEQHHEAAKASGARICFSSGFDSIPFDLGVLMLQQEATALHGSPAPRVKGRVRKMQGTFSGGTAASLGATMKAAMKNPKIIAQLRDPFALTPGFEGPDQPSGMVPRYEDEVGKWAAPFVMAPINTKNVHRTNFLRGHPYGEDFRYDEMVLTSPGDAGKAAANAAVELMKNPFGAKPPKPGEGPTKEERENGFYDVLFIGEWPDGKQIKYAVKGKFDPGYGSTSRMIGETGMALLESDAEGGVGTPGSFLGEALVERLRDHAHLTFEVES; this is encoded by the coding sequence ATGGCCGACAAAGAATTCGACATTATCATCTACGGCGCGACCGGCTACACCGGCCGCCTCGTCGCCGAGCATTTCGTGCGCGAATACGGTAGCCGGGACGATGGTCCGAAATGGGCCATGGCCGGGCGGAGCGAGGACAAGCTTGCCGCCGTGCGCGAGGAAATCGGCGCGCCTTCGACCACGCCGATGATCGTGGCCGATGCCGGGGATCCCGCCAGCCTCGAGGCCATGTGCAAGCGCACGAAGGTCGTGCTGACCACGGTCGGGCCCTACCAGCTCTATGGCGATGCGCTGGTGGAAGCCTGCGTGAAGACCGGCACCGATTATGCCGATCTGTGCGGCGAACCGGCGTGGATGGCCGAGAAGATCGAACAGCATCACGAGGCCGCAAAAGCGAGCGGCGCGCGCATCTGCTTTTCTTCCGGTTTCGATTCGATCCCCTTTGATCTCGGCGTGCTGATGCTGCAGCAGGAGGCCACGGCGCTCCACGGCTCGCCCGCCCCTCGGGTCAAGGGCCGCGTGCGCAAGATGCAGGGCACCTTCTCGGGCGGCACCGCCGCCAGCCTGGGCGCGACGATGAAGGCGGCGATGAAGAACCCGAAAATCATCGCCCAGCTGCGCGATCCTTTCGCGCTCACGCCCGGCTTCGAAGGGCCCGACCAGCCTTCGGGTATGGTCCCGCGCTACGAGGACGAGGTGGGCAAATGGGCCGCTCCCTTCGTCATGGCGCCGATCAACACCAAGAACGTCCACCGCACCAATTTCCTGCGCGGTCACCCCTATGGCGAGGACTTCCGCTATGACGAGATGGTGCTGACCAGCCCCGGCGATGCGGGCAAGGCCGCAGCCAACGCGGCGGTCGAGCTGATGAAGAATCCCTTCGGCGCGAAACCGCCCAAGCCGGGCGAAGGTCCGACCAAGGAAGAGCGCGAGAACGGCTTTTACGACGTGCTCTTCATCGGCGAATGGCCCGACGGCAAACAGATCAAATACGCGGTGAAGGGCAAGTTCGACCCCGGTTACGGATCGACCAGCCGCATGATCGGCGAAACCGGCATGGCGCTGCTCGAAAGCGATGCGGAAGGCGGCGTGGGCACGCCCGGCTCCTTCCTCGGCGAAGCGCTGGTCGAGCGGCTGCGCGACCATGCGCACCTGACCTTCGAAGTCGAGAGCTAG
- a CDS encoding DUF4440 domain-containing protein, which translates to MTLTAAILFAQAATALPAAAEAPMPTGEAMTSRIEANDARLFWGFFEGCDPDAVADLVHPDFRMVHDLVGLPLTSGQQMLDQSRERCAARAPGGENEGYRNRRLLVPGSRTIKPLGTWGALEEAHHTFSEWRGEELGWVQTGGGRYLHIWQWMPEEGRFQLLESLSLDHGPAPQYPPEGAG; encoded by the coding sequence TTGACCCTGACCGCCGCCATCCTGTTCGCCCAAGCCGCCACCGCGCTGCCCGCCGCTGCGGAAGCCCCCATGCCCACGGGCGAGGCGATGACCAGCCGGATCGAGGCGAACGACGCCAGGCTCTTCTGGGGCTTCTTCGAAGGCTGCGATCCCGATGCGGTGGCCGATCTGGTCCACCCCGACTTCCGCATGGTCCACGACCTCGTCGGCCTGCCGCTTACCAGCGGGCAGCAGATGCTCGACCAGTCGCGCGAACGCTGCGCGGCGCGGGCGCCGGGGGGCGAGAACGAGGGCTACAGGAACCGGCGCCTGCTGGTGCCGGGCAGCCGTACGATCAAGCCGCTGGGCACATGGGGCGCGCTGGAGGAGGCGCATCACACCTTCTCCGAATGGCGCGGCGAGGAGCTCGGCTGGGTTCAGACCGGTGGCGGACGCTACCTCCACATCTGGCAATGGATGCCGGAGGAAGGGCGCTTCCAGCTATTGGAGAGCCTCAGCCTCGACCACGGGCCCGCGCCGCAATACCCGCCCGAAGGCGCCGGCTGA
- a CDS encoding DUF1294 domain-containing protein, whose amino-acid sequence MLELLVYYLIAINFLAFAAFGIDKARAENRQWRISEDTLVFLAFIGGLPGALAGRSAFRHKTRKGSFTQKLAAVGVAQLAMAALVAYLLDNGMGQGSRPLPGATLFESAEEEQARLVVERSVTYSGCNQVRALGRAPLYRGQPGYRDDMDGDGDGVACEARW is encoded by the coding sequence ATGCTCGAATTGCTCGTCTATTACCTGATCGCCATCAACTTCCTCGCCTTCGCCGCCTTCGGTATCGACAAGGCGCGCGCGGAGAACAGGCAATGGCGGATCAGCGAGGATACGCTGGTGTTTCTCGCCTTCATCGGCGGACTGCCCGGCGCGCTGGCCGGTCGCTCCGCCTTCCGCCACAAGACCCGCAAGGGGAGTTTCACGCAGAAGCTCGCCGCGGTCGGCGTGGCGCAGCTCGCGATGGCCGCGCTGGTGGCGTACCTCCTCGACAACGGCATGGGTCAGGGCAGCCGTCCACTCCCCGGTGCTACGCTGTTCGAAAGCGCAGAGGAGGAGCAGGCGCGTCTCGTCGTCGAGCGATCGGTCACCTATTCGGGCTGCAACCAGGTGCGCGCTCTGGGCAGGGCGCCGCTCTACCGCGGCCAGCCGGGATATCGCGACGATATGGATGGCGACGGCGATGGGGTGGCCTGCGAGGCGCGCTGGTAG
- the folD gene encoding bifunctional methylenetetrahydrofolate dehydrogenase/methenyltetrahydrofolate cyclohydrolase FolD — MAAERIDGKAFAANLRERVGAMAAEFESKAGRKAGLAVVLVGEDPASQVYVRSKHKATVAAGMESFEHRLPADTSEADLLALVEQLNGDDAVDGILVQLPLPDHLDDQAVIASISPDKDVDGFHVTNAGRLAVGQSGFVPCTPLGCMMLLADRLGDLSGLEAVVIGRSNIVGKPMAQLLLDANATVTIAHSRTKDLPAVVKRADIVVAAVGRAEMVKAEWLKEGATVIDVGINRLPPADGEEKGRLVGDVDYAGAEGVAAAITPVPGGVGPMTIAVLLRNTVVAAHRNAGLDVPETL; from the coding sequence ATGGCGGCGGAACGGATCGACGGGAAGGCCTTTGCCGCAAACCTGCGCGAGCGGGTCGGCGCGATGGCGGCCGAGTTCGAGAGCAAGGCCGGTCGCAAGGCCGGGCTCGCCGTGGTGCTGGTGGGCGAGGATCCGGCCAGCCAGGTCTATGTGCGCAGCAAGCACAAGGCGACCGTGGCCGCCGGCATGGAAAGTTTCGAGCATCGCCTGCCCGCCGATACGAGCGAGGCGGACCTCCTTGCGCTGGTCGAACAGCTGAACGGCGACGACGCGGTGGACGGCATCCTCGTCCAGCTTCCCTTGCCGGACCATCTCGACGACCAGGCCGTGATTGCATCGATCAGCCCGGACAAGGATGTCGACGGCTTTCATGTCACCAACGCAGGCCGGTTGGCGGTCGGGCAGAGCGGCTTCGTGCCCTGCACGCCGCTGGGGTGCATGATGCTGCTGGCGGATCGGCTGGGTGACCTTTCGGGTCTCGAGGCGGTGGTCATCGGGCGCTCGAATATCGTCGGCAAGCCGATGGCGCAGCTGCTGCTCGACGCCAACGCCACCGTGACTATCGCGCATAGCCGGACCAAGGACCTGCCAGCCGTCGTCAAACGCGCCGACATTGTCGTGGCCGCCGTGGGCCGCGCAGAAATGGTCAAGGCGGAATGGCTCAAGGAAGGGGCGACCGTCATAGACGTCGGCATCAACCGCCTGCCTCCTGCCGACGGTGAGGAGAAGGGCCGGCTGGTCGGCGATGTCGACTATGCGGGCGCCGAAGGTGTCGCCGCCGCAATCACGCCCGTGCCCGGCGGCGTCGGGCCGATGACCATCGCCGTGCTGCTGCGCAACACGGTGGTCGCCGCGCATCGCAACGCCGGTCTCGACGTGCCGGAGACGCTCTAG
- a CDS encoding YggT family protein, which translates to MQALITISNIISMLASVIIMLVIIQFVIGLLFAFNVVGRNQFLMSFYEGINRLLDPLLRPIRRFMPNTGMVDFSPLVLILLINIVLIVLDGIIMGAA; encoded by the coding sequence ATGCAAGCTCTAATCACCATTTCCAACATCATTTCGATGCTCGCCAGCGTCATCATCATGCTGGTGATCATCCAGTTCGTGATCGGCCTGCTGTTTGCCTTCAACGTGGTGGGCCGCAACCAATTCCTGATGAGTTTTTACGAGGGCATCAACCGGCTGCTGGATCCGCTGCTAAGGCCGATCCGGCGCTTCATGCCGAACACCGGAATGGTGGATTTCTCGCCGCTGGTGCTGATCCTGCTGATCAACATCGTGCTGATCGTGCTCGACGGCATTATCATGGGAGCGGCCTGA
- a CDS encoding tetratricopeptide repeat protein — protein MGLSIDEQKAVDKFKKDVVEPSMTKLVILDFFAEWCGPCKALAPMLEKVAGEYADKGVVLVKVDVDKEQFIAAQFQVQSIPTVYAMFQGQPVADLTSARSESQLKEVLDQILAQLPIEGGDAGGAQAQAAEQVDQFVAMGEQVLAEGDAARAAGIFAQVTEMAPDNAAAHAGLIRALTQADQVEEAKAVLAAVEANPAVSGDTLIENAKAALELAGNKVDDGELSALREKAAADPADMEARLAYAEAAFAAGDRDAAADELLAMVEADREWNEGAARTKLIDIFNAVGLEDPWVVTTRRRLSKLLFG, from the coding sequence ATGGGTTTGAGCATCGACGAGCAGAAGGCGGTCGACAAGTTCAAGAAGGACGTCGTCGAACCGTCGATGACGAAGCTCGTCATCCTCGATTTCTTCGCCGAGTGGTGCGGGCCGTGCAAGGCGCTGGCCCCGATGCTGGAGAAGGTCGCGGGCGAATACGCCGACAAGGGCGTGGTGCTGGTCAAGGTCGATGTCGACAAGGAACAGTTCATCGCCGCGCAGTTCCAGGTCCAGTCGATCCCGACCGTCTATGCCATGTTCCAGGGCCAGCCCGTGGCCGACCTCACCAGCGCGCGCAGCGAATCGCAGCTGAAGGAAGTGCTCGACCAGATCCTCGCCCAGCTGCCGATCGAAGGTGGCGATGCTGGCGGTGCGCAGGCGCAGGCCGCCGAGCAGGTCGACCAGTTCGTAGCCATGGGCGAGCAGGTGCTGGCCGAAGGCGACGCTGCCCGCGCGGCCGGCATCTTCGCGCAGGTCACCGAGATGGCACCCGACAACGCCGCCGCCCACGCGGGCCTCATCCGCGCGCTGACTCAGGCCGACCAGGTCGAGGAAGCCAAGGCCGTCCTCGCCGCCGTGGAAGCGAATCCCGCGGTTAGCGGCGACACGCTGATCGAGAACGCCAAGGCCGCGCTGGAGCTTGCCGGCAACAAGGTCGACGATGGCGAACTCAGCGCCCTACGCGAAAAGGCCGCCGCCGATCCCGCCGACATGGAAGCGCGCCTCGCCTATGCCGAAGCCGCCTTCGCCGCGGGCGACCGCGATGCCGCCGCCGACGAACTGCTCGCCATGGTCGAAGCCGACCGCGAGTGGAACGAGGGCGCCGCGCGCACCAAGCTGATCGACATCTTCAACGCGGTGGGTCTCGAAGACCCGTGGGTGGTGACAACCCGCCGCCGATTGTCGAAACTGTTGTTCGGATAA